From a region of the Fischerella sp. JS2 genome:
- a CDS encoding DUF2243 domain-containing protein has product MAAGIFSGLGLGGFVDGILLHQILQWHHMLSSIQPLVSKSNIDLNMVWDGLFHALDWIITVIGVVLLWRAGGRDDVPWSANTFVGSLLIGGGLLNLVEGLIDHQILGIHHVKTGVHQLAWDLGFLGSGVLLIVIGWFMLQAFPQTTDK; this is encoded by the coding sequence ATTGCTGCTGGAATTTTTTCAGGTTTGGGACTAGGAGGGTTCGTTGATGGTATTCTGCTGCATCAGATTTTGCAATGGCATCATATGTTAAGCAGCATTCAACCCTTGGTCAGCAAATCTAACATAGATTTAAACATGGTTTGGGACGGTTTGTTTCATGCGTTGGACTGGATAATAACCGTTATCGGAGTGGTGTTGCTATGGCGTGCCGGAGGACGCGATGATGTACCTTGGTCAGCAAATACCTTCGTTGGATCTTTACTCATCGGTGGTGGATTATTGAACCTAGTTGAAGGATTAATAGACCATCAAATTCTTGGTATTCATCATGTCAAAACAGGAGTGCATCAATTAGCTTGGGATTTAGGATTTTTAGGTAGCGGTGTGTTGCTAATTGTAATTGGGTGGTTCATGCTACAAGCCTTTCCCCAAACAACTGATAAGTAG